In Ctenopharyngodon idella isolate HZGC_01 chromosome 1, HZGC01, whole genome shotgun sequence, a single genomic region encodes these proteins:
- the LOC127524332 gene encoding FERM and PDZ domain-containing protein 1, with product MEERDRSRSPSRRTSRVEQVVGRWLRRSRESISRERVLEDGQVTDNGSQEQRSCPIRVTVKIPLDPTLNSHGFTVSTHSPPQVLDVTEGGPADGKLVPGDQLFKINNVAVDDLSTEQAADIIRECQNTIILTVLRNTVGPKSSFITPEKRAKLKSNPVKVRFAEEVVVNGHSQGNSLLFLPNVLKVYLENGQTKAFKFESKTTVKDIVMTLKEKLSITRIEHFSLVLEQQYSISKLYLLHEEEIIQKVVEKKETHDYRCLFRVCFLPRDFKSMLREDPVAFEYLYLQSVSDVLQERFAVEMKCNTALRLAALHVQEKLANSGQSLKTPLKAIMKEWGIESFVSHTLLRNMREKDLKKAISYHMKKILSQEPKQKVVSVNNARLNYLNEMSELKSYGGKAFSATMMLQDRESMVSLLVGAQYGVSQVINHKLSIMTTLTEFSCITRVELLPESDRVSLVKIYLQDIKPITLLMESVAAKDLLCLVSGYCKLLVDPQICVFPWSTNSKSHRISAEEGYVSHCGSDSDDSDTDVDALLAHVASTAESNKTAVKPSDKLPEETEKTQSNNEKDVEVEKEGGKEEEVVEKKEKEEDKETIHESIHGNNGKTVETDNERVGTEKEDKEQEKKPEQPQCVIIVDDPSSEASDSYQTESHFMTSMSSDSIDALEEDDLMSYFSTRRPCHLPVNDSYCCEDRYSPALSPQQQHSKDSHSQSDMYSADSHCEPDIDQFFCFAALSNIAECLPSPPAASEEEDCEELGPENEKHEKGSPAKCPESTLPPPGDYVFTFEQGDTRHYYNICSNVTPDSARSLPQPLSPPGPIETQPDREGGEVNQTETVPIFQPPPGFGDSSSDDEFFDAQERFTSPEEPYSNAMTRENSSTILHTVSLGEIGICVREREAEDLQKKRKEEGKVIAQDEFSNFNKRSKKRRSFMETNYTSLVSFPEHDQLDNSYGNSIPSYGSISVNHGAGRMACFDGGCSDQGPCPTVSSLTDSEGEPAQLESKPISPSKVNGSGPHNTTDTQVEHSNKAYQRKQQLIEMEPDSMEFKSVSELMSSVSPTIVAVRSRMDLQDKGSTSNHGRDDQEEGAVGGLVERLFGGHLFFDTSEGKCDSSILFAQRDDHVAKLEDSFQGRSVPQKSSSLPRLGQLSPSSLPYFHVPSISYTTSPNIDKDDDTVYLESGMGKCSVDPTERTRSQSMSASFGSGAPHCPTRHLFSQRVVGPESDETNNSCDSSIQELSSGVPSYEPAQRFLLTPCSSGILGRLSASTLRGKIQNLPLYLSRSQEMLTANSNGSGNVKPVRRLSETQLQRNEVEVAKEVTEDVTLNEGSPEITEVKVVTIVSEEVTEVIEEVRKVSHISPQACGQHKTKTEPKEFSVIAISSLCSKPDNSLQANPSSVVVTTQNLNGPWGVVTSSGLQECSFPPSSTTPQNFTSSCGVFTNCQSKPTIAQPQSLPSPNQHKKQDLSCSSVLAMGCDTVMESAQTPLEVCQTVYTNCFSGVLDSASFDDELTVYEFSRRTSQGETGDTVLTSVPPSSLSASPASFSPSSPLPSFPHLVLPASSSTELSPLLSPLDAPDCFLTDPREDIMTSLLTRRYPLPPTGFLSLQRDVDTLLSVLAGAIKNQDGAHEHPRDTCVTHFSDNKKRLHAEARGLLAGCQRVVRVGQTPEETLQSLSESFRSLVQLTVVCLCFSSCQRCRERHAQALTGLANVAKTYQDFARAAELVGNATKRKTCHDLSIKLLARQCTALTTSVFCLTQLFRTLTAL from the exons ATGGAGGAGAGGGACCGCAGTCGCTCACCATCTCGCAGGACCAGCAGAGTAGAGCAGGTGGTGGGACGCTGGCTTCGCCGTTCCAGGGAGTCCATCAGCCG AGAACGTGTGCTAGAAGATGGGCAAGTTACTGACAATGGTTCCCAGGAGCAGAGGAGCTGTCCAATTAGAGTCACTGTTAAGATCCCACTTGACCCCACCCTTAACTCTCATGGCTTTACTGTCTCAACACACTCTCCGCCCCAGGTGTTGgacgtgacagaag GAGGCCCTGCTGATGGAAAGCTTGTCCCTGGTGACCAGcttttcaaaataaacaatgttGCTGTTGATGATCTATCAACTGAGCAGGCTGCTGACATCATCAG AGAATGTCAGAACACCATAATATTGACTGTCCTGAGAAATACTGTG GGGCCAAAGTCGTCATTCATAACTCCAGAGAAGAGAGCCAAGCTGAAGTCAAACCCTGTTAAAGTGAGGTTTGCAGAGGAGGTGGTGGTCAATGGTCACTCGCAG GGTAACTCTCTGCTGTTCCTGCCCAATGTTCTGAAGGTCTATCTGGAGAATGGGCAAACGAAGGCTTTTAAATTTGAATCTAAAACCACTGTTAAG GACATAGTGATGACTCTGAAGGAGAAACTCTCAATCACCCGGATCGAACACTTCTCCCTTGTACTTGAACAACAATACAGCATCAGCAAACTATATCTACTACACGAGGAAGAGATTATTCAAaag GTGGTTGAAAAGAAGGAGACTCATGACTACAGGTGTCTGTTTCGTGTCTGTTTTCTACCGAGAGACTTTAAGAGCATGCTTAGAGAAGATCCTGTGGCCTTTGAGTATCTATACttacag agcgTGAGTGATGTATTGCAGGAAAGGTTTGCAGTGGAGATGAAATGTAATACAGCTCTCAGACTGGCTGCTCTACATGTACAGGAAAAACTAGCCAACAGTGGACAATCACTTAAAACACCTCTGAAGGCCATTAT GAAGGAGTGGGGTATTGAAAGCTTTGTGTCCCACACCTTACTGCGAAACATGAGAGAGAAGGACTTGAAGAAAGCTATCAGTTACCACATGAAAAAGATTCTATCTCAGGAGCCAAAGCAAAAG GTGGTCTCAGTGAATAATGCTAGACTGAACTACTTGAATGAGATGTCTGAACTGAAGTCCTATGGAGGAAAGGCTTTTAGTGCCACTATGATG CTGCAGGACAGGGAGTCAATGGTGAGTTTGTTGGTGGGAGCTCAGTATGGGGTGAGTCAGGTGATCAACCATAAACTGAGCATCATGACCACACTAACTGAATTCAGCTGCATTACCAGAGTGGAACTATTACCCGAATCTGACAGAGTTAGTCTGGTCAAGATCTACCTGCAGGATATAAAG CCAATAACATTGCTGATGGAGTCAGTGGCAGCTAAAGATTTATTGTGTCTGGTTTCTGGATACTGCAAACTACTTGTGGACCCCCAGATCTGCGTGTTCCCCTGGTCAACTAATTCAAAGAGCCACCGCATATCAGCAGAGGAAG gtTATGTGTCACACTGTGGCAGTGACTCTGATGACTCAGACACAGATGTGGATGCTCTCCTTGCTCATGTTGCTAGCACTGCCGAAAGCAACAAAACAGCAGTTAAACCCAGTGATAAGCTACCTGAAGAAACTGAAAAAACACAAAGTAATAATGAAAAAGATGTAGAGGTGGAAAAGGAAGGAGGCAAAGAAGAGGAGGTGGTTGAGAAGAAGGAAAAGGAAGAGGACAAAGAAACCATCCATGAATCTATACATGGTAATAATGGAAAGACAGTAGAAACAGATAATGAGAGAGTGGGCACAGAAAAGGAAGACAAAGAGCAAGAGAAAAAACCTGAACAACCTCAGTGTGTCATCATTGTGGATGACCCTTCATCTGAAGCATCTGATTCATACCAAACTGAATCACATTTCATGACCAGCATGTCCAGTGACTCTATAGATGCCCTAGAGGAGGACGACCTGATGAGCTACTTCTCTACCAGACGCCCATGCCATTTACCAGTGAACGACTCTTACTGCTGTGAAGACCGCTATTCACCAGCATTATCTCCACAGCAACAGCACAGCAAAGATTCCCATTCCCAAAGTGACATGTACTCTGCTGATTCCCATTGTGAGCCTGATATTGACCAATTCTTTTGCTTTGCTGCACTCTCAAATATTGCTGAATGTCTACCTAGCCCCCCTGCAGCCAGTGAAGAGGAGGACTGTGAGGAGTTGGGACCAGAgaatgaaaaacatgaaaagggGTCACCTGCAAAATGTCCTGAAAGCACCCTACCCCCTCCTGGAGACTATGTGTTCACCTTTGAACAAGGAGACACTAGACACTACTACAATATCTGCTCCAATGTTACCCCTGACAGTGCCCGCAGCCTTCCACAACCTCTCTCTCCTCCAGGTCCTATAGAAACACAACCGGATCGGGAAGGAGGGGAAGTGAATCAGACAGAAACAGTGCCAATTTTTCAACCTCCACCAGGGTTTGGAGACAGCAGTTCAGATGATGAGTTCTTTGATGCTCAGGAAAGATTCACATCCCCTGAAGAACCCTACTCAAATGCGATGACAAGAG AAAATTCAAGCACCATATTACACACAGTAAGCCTGGGCGAGATTGGCATCTGTGTCAGGGAACGAGAAGCAGAGGATCTACAGAAGAAACGAAAAGAGGAAGGAAAAGTTATTGCACAAGATGaattttcaaattttaataaaagatcCAAAAAGCGTCGCTCATTTATGGAAACAAATTACACATCCCTGGTATCATTCCCAGAACATGATCAATTAGATAACAGCTATGGAAATAGCATCCCAAGCTATGGGTCTATATCAGTCAACCATGGTGCTGGCCGAATGGCATGTTTTGATGGTGGATGCTCAGATCAAGGTCCATGTCCAACAGTCTCATCTCTAACCGATTCTGAAGGAGAACCAGCACAACTGGAATCCAAACCCATTAGCCCATCCAAAGTCAACGGATCAGGACCACATAATACCACTGATACACAAGTGGAACACTCAAACAAAGCATATCAGCGGAAACAGCAACTTATAGAGATGGAACCAGATTCCATGGAGTTCAAATCAGTCTCTGAGCTAATGTCTTCTGTATCGCCAACTATAGTAGCAGTACGCTCCCGCATGGACCTACAGGATAAAGGTAGCACCAGTAATCATGGTAGAGATGATCAGGAGGAGGGTGCAGTGGGAGGTCTTGTTGAGAGACTGTTTGGAGGCCACTTGTTCTTTGATACATCTGAAGGAAAGTGTGATAGCAGTATTTTATTTGCTCAAAGAGATGACCATGTAGCCAAACTGGAGGATTCATTCCAGGGCAGATCAGTGCCCCAGAAGAGCAGCTCACTGCCAAGACTAGGCCAGTTATCCCCATCAAGTTTACCCTACTTCCATGTCCCGAGTATATCATACACTACAAGTCCTAATATAGACAAGGATGACGATACCGTATATCTAGAATCTGGGATGGGAAAATGCTCAGTGGACCCCACAGagaggacaagaagtcagagcATGTCTGCATCCTTTGGCAGTGGTGCACCACATTGCCCAACAAGACACTTATTTTCCCAGCGAGTCGTTGGACCAGAATCTGATGAAACTAACAATTCTTGTGACTCTTCCATCCAAGAACTGTCTTCTGGCGTTCCTTCTTATGAACCAGCCCAAAGGTTCCTTCTTACACCCTGTTCATCTGGCATCCTTGGTCGGCTCTCTGCCTCAACATTGCGGGGAAAGATCCAGAACCTTCCTCTCTACTTATCACGTTCCCAGGAAATGCTAACTGCCAATTCTAATGGCAGTGGCAATGTTAAGCCTGTGAGAAGACTTTCAGAAACACAACTACAAAGAAATGAAGTTGAGGTAGCAAAAGAGGTAACTGAGGACGTGACCTTGAATGAAGGTTCTCCTGAAATAACAGAGGTAAAAGTGGTTACCATAGTATCTGAAGAAGTAACTGAGGTCATTGAAGAGGTAAGAAAGGTCAGCCACATTAGTCCTCAAGCATGTGGTCAGCATAAAACCAAAACTGAACCTAAAGAGTTTTCTGTAATAGCCATATCCTCCTTGTGTTCCAAGCCAGACAACTCTCTCCAAGCCAACCCCTCATCTGTAGTGGTTACTACACAAAACCTAAATGGACCCTGGGGGGTGGTAACGTCTAGTGGATTACAAGAATGTAGCTTCCCTCCCTCAAGCACAACTCCCCAAAACTTTACCTCTAGCTGTGGGGTTTTCACAAACTGCCAGTCCAAACCTACCATAGCCCAGCCACAATCCTTGCCCAGCCCAAATCAACATAAGAAACAAGACCTTAGTTGCAGCTCAGTACTGGCTATGGGTTGTGACACTGTAATGGAGAGTGCTCAGACACCTTTAGAGGTCTGCCAGACAGTATACACCAACTGTTTCAGTGGAGTTCTTGACAGTGCCAGCTTTGATGATGAACTCACTGTCTACGAGTTTTCCCGCAGAACGAGCCAGGGTGAAACAGGGGATACAGTGCTGACATCTGTCCCTCCTTCCTCCCTCTCTGCATCCCCTGCATCTTTCTCTCCATCTTCTCCATTGCCCTCATTCCCTCATCTAGTACTGCCTGCTTCTTCATCTACAGAGCTCAGTCCCCTTCTGTCTCCCTTGGATGCCCCTGACTGCTTCCTAACAGACCCTCGTGAAGATATCATGACTTCACTGCTGACTCGCCGGTATCCCCTACCACCAACAGGATTCCTTTCTTTGCAAAGGGATGTGGATACACTCTTAAGTGTTCTTGCTGGTGCTATAAAGAACCAAGATGGGGCCCACGAGCACCCCAGGGATACCTGTGTGACTCACTTTTCAGACAACAAAAAGCGATTACATGCAGAGGCTCGGGGGCTTTTAGCTGGATGTCAGCGTGTGGTCAGGGTTGGGCAGACGCCAGAGGAAACACTTCAATCATTGTCTGAAAGCTTCCGCTCACTGGTACAGCTGACAGTTGTGTGCTTATGTTTCTCTAGTTGCCAGCGATGCAGGGAGCGCCATGCCCAAGCACTTACAGGACTAGCAAATGTTGCAAAAACTTACCAAGACTTTGCTCGGGCGGCAGAGCTTGTAGGAAATGCTACTAAAAGGAAGACTTGTCATGATCTGAGTATTAAACTCTTGGCTCGCCAATGCACTGCACTAACAACTTCAGTGTTTTGCCTCACCCAGCTCTTTCGCACTCTCACTGCCCTTTGA